The following proteins are encoded in a genomic region of Dyadobacter sp. UC 10:
- a CDS encoding PAS domain-containing protein, with translation MVNIDFDLVFDLLPAPCIVLEADAPVFTVLAVNRKWQELTGTRADDVIGKGFFESMPSLRGGSRQEWDRLFTEVLHAGKQLQMQTDLYLNDLNGADEQDIRILSGNVAPLSSGNKQLLVVSVTDVTEIRRATQSKDLIRTIDGIVWEADADTFRGTFVSDQVEKILGYTAAEWLADPDFWANHMHSDDRAEIPALIPVLTEPGANHRFDYRMIRADGEVIWIRDLVTIVAQEQGPLLLRGFMVDITETKRLEDVERLEKAVIGLNAEKDLILADVLNRYLLGIEQIFPDMKCSILGIKDNRLVNWASPSLPETYIRRIENLEIGAYSGSCGTAAFTRKLVIVDDIATDRRWLLYKNIALEAGLLACWSHPIIVSDDTVIATFAAYYEKVRSPNEEELKLIDKVVALLTVILESRRNAEFVADAALLISQGQELARFGTWQWDIGNDEVTWSDTLYTIYGLERDTFKPSLEAYLELVHPTDRTKVKEGILNAMESKSEIEFEERIFHSSGESRYLKTWSKTKLDENGKVIKMIGACLDITASKKIQEELLASESRLRSLVDSQTNYVVRTDLVGKYTYYNSMFREDFRWFYNGGDFIGVNCILVVCHYHRMNVIEVVGKCLRNPGKIFSVELDHVQQSEKARTVYWHFIALTDSDGQATEIQCIGIDVSERKQAIDDLRKSNERYELLNMATNDAVYDWDLINDHIEWGEGFLRLFGLQTGIDKFPIQKWVELLHPTDRDPIEQSLQLHLADKNQKKWTADYRFRRSDGGYAFVEEIGYIRRNRSGRAVRMIGVLRDISRQKKEEYELKLLGSVITNTSDAILIAKSDPGDATQLRILYVNAAFTRLTGYTSAEVTGQNPMSLRGFDSPQNDFGRLAWAIRNVAPLKEETIRYQQDDKHYFINLSIHPVVDGAGMLTHWISIGRDVTEKRRYVSEIEERNQKLQDIAWMQSHVIRAPLARLMSLIDLLRNYENSETEKDELLEHILHSAYSLDDIIRDISSKTEDLA, from the coding sequence ATGGTGAATATTGACTTTGATTTGGTATTCGATCTGCTGCCGGCACCCTGTATAGTGCTGGAAGCAGATGCGCCGGTTTTTACAGTCCTCGCTGTAAACCGCAAGTGGCAGGAACTGACCGGTACACGTGCGGATGACGTAATTGGAAAAGGTTTTTTTGAATCAATGCCATCGCTGCGGGGAGGCAGCCGGCAGGAGTGGGACAGGCTGTTTACGGAGGTTTTGCACGCAGGAAAGCAACTGCAAATGCAGACTGATCTCTATTTGAATGATCTGAATGGTGCTGATGAGCAGGATATCCGGATACTTTCCGGAAATGTGGCCCCTTTGAGTAGCGGAAATAAGCAATTATTGGTGGTGAGTGTGACGGATGTGACGGAAATAAGAAGAGCCACGCAGAGCAAGGATCTGATCCGTACCATAGACGGAATTGTCTGGGAGGCAGATGCGGATACTTTCAGGGGCACTTTTGTGAGTGATCAGGTTGAAAAGATACTGGGTTATACTGCCGCGGAGTGGCTGGCGGATCCCGATTTTTGGGCCAATCACATGCATAGCGACGACCGTGCAGAAATACCCGCATTGATCCCGGTATTAACCGAACCTGGCGCCAACCACCGTTTCGACTACCGAATGATCCGTGCTGACGGGGAGGTAATCTGGATCAGGGACCTCGTTACCATTGTCGCGCAGGAACAGGGGCCGCTTTTGCTGCGCGGCTTTATGGTCGATATTACTGAAACCAAGCGGTTGGAAGATGTAGAACGTCTGGAAAAGGCGGTGATCGGGTTGAATGCTGAAAAAGACTTGATACTCGCTGATGTGCTGAACCGTTACCTGCTGGGGATCGAGCAGATTTTTCCGGACATGAAATGCTCCATCCTTGGTATTAAGGATAACAGGCTCGTCAATTGGGCGTCGCCCTCATTGCCTGAAACCTATATCCGGCGTATTGAGAATCTGGAAATCGGCGCCTATTCCGGGTCCTGCGGGACGGCAGCTTTTACCCGGAAACTGGTAATTGTTGACGATATCGCTACCGACCGGCGCTGGTTACTTTATAAAAACATTGCATTAGAGGCCGGGTTACTTGCATGCTGGTCGCATCCGATCATTGTCTCCGACGACACGGTAATTGCCACTTTTGCCGCCTATTACGAAAAGGTAAGGTCACCGAATGAGGAAGAATTGAAGCTGATCGATAAGGTCGTTGCCCTTTTAACGGTAATTCTTGAAAGTCGCAGGAATGCGGAATTCGTCGCCGACGCGGCGCTGCTGATTTCGCAGGGACAGGAACTGGCTCGGTTTGGCACCTGGCAGTGGGATATTGGTAACGATGAAGTCACCTGGTCTGATACACTCTATACCATCTATGGACTTGAACGCGACACATTCAAACCTTCGCTGGAAGCCTACCTGGAACTGGTTCACCCAACCGACAGAACGAAAGTGAAGGAAGGCATTCTGAATGCCATGGAATCCAAAAGCGAGATTGAATTCGAAGAGCGTATTTTCCACTCTTCCGGAGAAAGCAGGTATCTGAAAACATGGAGTAAGACCAAGCTGGACGAAAACGGTAAGGTAATCAAGATGATAGGGGCGTGCCTGGATATTACTGCCAGCAAAAAAATACAGGAAGAACTGCTCGCCAGCGAATCGAGGCTGAGGAGCCTGGTTGACTCGCAGACCAATTATGTGGTGCGTACCGATCTGGTGGGAAAATATACTTACTATAATAGCATGTTCCGGGAGGATTTTCGCTGGTTTTACAATGGCGGGGATTTTATAGGCGTAAACTGTATTCTCGTGGTTTGCCATTATCACAGGATGAATGTGATAGAAGTGGTGGGGAAATGCCTGCGTAATCCGGGAAAGATCTTTTCCGTCGAGCTCGACCATGTCCAGCAAAGTGAAAAAGCCAGGACCGTGTACTGGCATTTTATCGCGCTGACGGATTCCGACGGGCAGGCTACCGAGATACAATGCATTGGTATCGACGTTTCGGAGCGCAAGCAGGCGATTGACGACTTGCGGAAAAGCAACGAACGCTACGAACTGCTCAATATGGCCACCAACGATGCGGTCTACGACTGGGACCTGATTAACGACCATATCGAATGGGGTGAAGGATTTTTGAGGCTTTTTGGTTTACAGACCGGCATTGATAAATTTCCGATCCAAAAGTGGGTGGAGCTCCTGCACCCGACCGACCGCGATCCTATCGAGCAAAGCCTGCAGTTACATCTTGCAGACAAGAACCAGAAGAAATGGACCGCAGACTATCGTTTCAGGCGTTCCGATGGAGGTTATGCTTTTGTTGAAGAGATAGGTTACATACGTCGAAACCGGTCGGGACGGGCGGTGCGGATGATCGGTGTGCTCCGGGATATTTCGAGGCAAAAAAAGGAAGAGTACGAATTAAAATTGCTGGGTTCGGTCATTACCAATACCAGCGACGCAATTTTGATAGCAAAGTCTGACCCGGGAGATGCTACCCAGCTACGGATTTTATATGTTAATGCAGCCTTTACCCGACTTACCGGATACACATCCGCCGAAGTGACAGGCCAGAACCCAATGTCACTACGGGGCTTCGATTCGCCTCAAAACGACTTCGGGCGACTCGCCTGGGCGATCAGAAACGTAGCGCCGCTGAAAGAAGAAACGATCCGTTATCAGCAGGACGATAAGCACTATTTTATCAACCTTTCCATTCATCCGGTGGTGGACGGTGCAGGAATGCTGACGCACTGGATATCGATCGGCAGGGATGTGACTGAAAAGCGCCGCTATGTGAGCGAGATTGAGGAAAGGAACCAAAAATTGCAGGACATAGCCTGGATGCAATCTCATGTTATCCGGGCACCGCTGGCCAGACTGATGTCACTGATCGACCTGCTCAGGAACTACGAAAACTCGGAAACAGAAAAGGATGAGCTCCTCGAACATATTCTTCATTCGGCCTATTCCCTGGATGACATCATCAGGGACATTTCTTCAAAAACAGAAGATCTTGCCTAA